The DNA sequence TCAGCTTCATCGGCCAGTCGATAGATCATTATTCCTATGAGATGATGAAGCCACTCAGGAACCGGCTGCAGGTGGTGTTTCAGGATCCCTATGGTTCGCTTAGCCCGCGCATGTCGGTGGGCGAAATCGTCGCCGAGGGCCTGAAGGTGCACGAGCGGTCCCTGTCCGCCGATGAGCGCGATACACGTGTCGCCGTCGCGTTGGAAGAGGTCGGCCTCGATCCGGCCACCCGCTGGCGCTATCCGCACGAATTTTCCGGCGGCCAGCGCCAGCGCATCGCCATCGCCCGCGCCATGGTGCTTAAACCCCGTTTCGTCATGCTGGATGAGCCGACATCCGCGCTCGACATGAGCGTGCAGGCGCAGGTGGTCGATCTGCTGCGCGATCTCCAGGCAAAGCATGAACTCGCATACCTCTTCATCAGCCACGATCTGAAGGTGGTGAAGGCGCTCGCCAACGACCTGATCGTCATGCGTCACGGCAAGGTGGTGGAGAGCGGCCCGGCGGCGGAGATTTTCGCCAACCCGCAGCAGGACTATACCAGGGCGCTGCTGGCGGCCGCCTTCAATATTGAGGCTGTCGAAACCAAAGCGGTGAGCCAGTAGGCGCATCGCGCTTCTATTAAGGCAATGATTTTTCTGTTGCTTTGCGGAAAATGCCGACCCATGTTGCGGAGGCAATGTGACGCGGAAACGGATTGATTGCCATGGCAGCGGATGTGATTGTTCTGGGAGCGGGGATCATCGGGGTCTCTGTCGCTCTGCAACTGGCCCGAAGGGGCAAATCGGTGGTGCTGGTCGACCGGCGCGGGCCGGGCGAGGAAACCTCCTTTGGTAATGCAGGGCTGATCCAGAGAGAAGGCGTCGTGCCTTACGCCTTCCCGCAGGATATCGCCCTGCTGCTGCGTTATTCCCTGAACAACAGCATCGATGCCCGTTATCACCTCTCCGCACTGCCGAAGATCGCGCCTTTCCTCGGCCGCTACTGGTATAATTCCGCAGCCACACGCCACGGGGCGATTGCCCGCGCCTATGCGCCACTAATCGAGCATTCGGTTTCCGAACACAGCATTTTGATCGATGAAGCGAAGGCTGGCGATCTGATCGTGAAAAACGGCTGGATGGAGGCTTACAGGACTGCCGCAAGGCGGGATGCGGATTATGCCTTCGCCGAGCGGCTGGCGCGGGACCACGGCATTTCCCACACGAAACTCGATGCTGAAGAGCTTGCCTCCGCCGAACCGCATCTCAGCCGTGATTTTGTCGGCGGTCTGAAATGGAACGATCCCTGGTCCGTGCTCGATCCGCACGCGCTGACGCTCGCCTATCTCAAACTGTTTGAGAGCTACGGCGGAACCTTTGTCCGGGGTGATGCATCGACGCTCAGCCAGACGGTAAGCGGTTGGACGGTGCGTACCGAAACCGGCGCAGTTGAGGCGGAACATGCCGTCGTGGCGCTTGGTCCGTGGGCAGATACGGTGACAGAGAGGCTGGGTTATCGTTTCCCGCTCGGGGTGAAGCGTGGTTATCACATGCATTATGCGCCGCAGGAAGGGACAAAGCTCAACAACTGGCTGATCGATGCCGAGCGCGGTTATTTCCTGGCGCCGATGCGAAAAGGCATCCGCCTGACGACCGGCGCGGAGTTCGCCGAACGCGATGCGCCGAAATCCCCGGTACAGATCGAGCGGGCCGAACGGGTGGCTCGCAGCGTCTTTCCCCTCGGCGGCAGGCTGGATGCGGAGCCGTGGATGGGCGCGCGTCCCTGCACGCCGGATATGATGCCGATCATCGGCAAGGCGCCAAGGCACAGGACATTGTGGTTCGCTTTCGGGCATGCCCATCACGGCCTCACACTCGGGCCGATCACCGGTCGTGTGCTGGCGGAAACCATGCTGGGCGAAACGCCTGTTATCGCCATCGACGCTTATCGCCCTGAAAGGTTCAATCCCTAATAGCTAAATCCGCTGGCCTTCCTGTGGCAGGCCACGTAACATGGTCCCATGCAAAGGGGAAAAGGGGCAAGCGTCATCATGGTGGCGAGGTTTCTCATTTATCAGCAGCAGGATGATTTTCGTTAGCGAAGCGCTTCTGCGCGCGAAACAGAAGAGAAACGGCCTGCTGGTGCATGATGGATGATATTGAAAAAGCAAAGAAATTTTTCGCCGACAACCCCGATATCGAAATTCTCGAAGCCTTTGTCATAGACGCGAACGGTGTTCCGCGCGGCAAATGGATTCCGCGTGAGAGGGCAATCGACGTGCTCGAAAAGGGAATGGCCATTCCCCGCTCCGTTTATGCACTGGATATTTGGGGCCGGGATGTGCACGCCGCAGGCCTTGCCGAAGGTACGGGCGATCCGGATGGTTTTTGTTTCCCCGTTCCCGGCACGCTGTCGCGCGTGACATGGCTTGGCCGTCCAACGGCGCAGGTGCTGCTGGCGATGAGAAACCCGGATGGAACCGGCTTTTATGGCGATCCGCGCCATGTTCTGTCGCAGGTTCTCAGCGCCTATAAAAAGGCTGGCCTCACGCCGGTCGTGGCGACCGAACTTGAATTTTACCTGATCGATCCAGTCCGCTCTGCGCTTGATCCCGTGCGCCCGCCGCACAGCCGCGAGGGACGCTGGCACACGGGCCAGACCCAGGTTCTGTCGATTTCCGAATTGCAGGATTTCGAGGATGTCTTCCATGATATCGCCACAGCCTGCCGGGCGCAGGGTGTACTTGCCGATACGACGCTGCGGGAAAACGGGCCGGGGCAATATGAGATCAACCTCAACCATGTGCCGGACGCCTTGCAGGCCGCCGATTTCGCCGTTTTCCTGAAACGCATCGTCAAGGGCGTGGCGCGGCGGCATGAGCTCGACGCCACCTTCATGGCCAAGCCTTATGGATTGCAGGCCGGCAACGGCATGCATGTGCATTTTTCCGTTCTCGATAGGGACGGCAGGAATATCTATGCCGGCGAAAACGGCCCTTCGGATGCACTGATGCATTCGGTCGGCGGCCTTCTGGAAAATATGGGGGAAAGCATGGCGATCTTCGCCCCCCATGCCAATTCCTACCGCCGCCTGACACCGAGCGAACATGCGCCGACCTACGCTTCCTGGGGCATCGACAACCGCTCGGCAGCGGTGCGCGTCATCGTTGCCAGCAAGGCCGCGACGCGTATCGAACACCGGGTCGCCGGCGCCGATACCAATCCCTATCTCGTTGTCGCAATGATCCTGAGTGCGGCACTTGCCGGCATGAAGGAAAAGCGCCAGCCCGGCGGAGCGATCGCGGGTGACAGCCACGCCATCAACCACGAACCGCTGCCCACCAATTGGGACTACGCCCTGCAACGCTTCACACGATCGAGCTTTGCTTATGCGACGCTCGGCCAGAAGTACCGCACGCTGTTTTCCGCCTGCAAGCAGCAGGAGCTTTCCGAATTTTCCCTGCGTGTAACCGACGTCGAATATGACGCCTATATCAGGACGGTGTGAGATGGCTGAGGTAACGACTATTCCCAATCCAGGTCACGCATCCTCATGGTATGCGGCCTCCGCCAATGTCAAATCCGTGCGACCGACGCTTGAAGGCGCGCTGGAAGCCGATGTCTGCATCATCGGCGGTGGTTTCACCGGCATTTCCGCGGCACTGGAACTCAGTGAACGCGGTTATGCCGTCATCGTTCTGGAAGGCGTGCGGGTTGGCTTCGGCGCCTCGGGCCGCAATGGCGGCCAGATCGTCAATGGTTACAGCCGTGATCTCGAAACCATCGCTGGCCGTTATGGGCATGACAAGGCGGTGAAGCTCGGGGAAATGTCGCTGGAAGGCGGCGCGATCATCCGTAGCCGCATCGCCAAATATGCCATCGATTGCGATCTCGTCGATGGCGGCTTCTTTGCCGCCTTCACGCCGAAACAGATCCGCGAGATGGAGGCTCACAAGGCCCATTGGGAAAAGCACGGCCATGGTGGGCTGGAGATGGTCTCCAGGGCGGATGTCGGCATTTATGTAAAGTCCGACCGTTATGCCGGCGGCATGATCGACCGCCTGGGCGGGCACATCCACCCGCTCAATCTGGTGCAGGGCGAGGCGGCGGCAGCCGAAAGCCTTGGCGCGCGGATTTTTGAGAATTCGCGGGTCATCTCGGTAGAACAGGGTGCAAACCCCGTGGTGCGCACGGCGACGGGCAGTGTGAAGGCGAAATATGTACTCGTCTGCGGTAATGCCTATCTCGGCACATTGCTGCCGGAAATCGGCGAGCGGATGATGCCGGTCTCAAGTCAGGTCATGGCGACGGAGCCGCTCGATGCCGATCTGATCGAGGCGCTTTTGCCCGCCGATTATTGCGTCGAGGATGCCAATTATATTCTCGATTATTACCGTCGCACCTCGGATAACCGCCTGCTTTATGGCGGCGGCATCGGTTATGGCGGCAGCGACCCTGCCGACCTGACGGGCGTTATCCGCCCGAACATGCTGAAGACCTTTCCGCAACTGGAAAAGACCAGGATCGACTTCGCCTGGAGTGGCAATTTTGCGCTGACGCTGACGCGCATCCCGCATATGGGCAAGCTTTCGGACAATATCTATTTTTCGCATGGTGACAGCGGCCATGGCGTCACGACCACACATCTGCTCGGCAAGATACTGGGCGAGGCCGTTGCCGGCCATGCCGAACGTTTCGATGTCTGGAGTTCGCTGCCGAACTATCCGTTCCCCGGCGGCAAGACCTTCCGCGTGCCACTGACCATGCTTGGCGCCTGGTGGTACGGCATGCGGGACAGGCTCGGCTTTTAGAGCATTTCCAGCGAAAGCGTGAAGCGGTTTCGCGTCCGGAAATGCAACAAACAAGGAGTTAGAACGTCACCGTTTTTAGGCCGGAAAGCGCATTCTTCGCGATTTCTTCCGGTGTGGTGTCGATGCTGACGGTTACGACGCCCGGTTCGCCGGTCGGCACTTCCAGCGTGGCAAGCTGGGTCTGAAGCAGCGAGAGCGGCATGAAATGGCCCTTGCGTTCACCCATGCGCCGGCTGAGAAGCTCCAGGCTGCCATCCAGATAAACAAAAGCAAGCGGGCTGCCGGTGGCCGTGCGAAGCCGGTCGCGGTAGATTTTCTTGAGTGCCGAGCAGGAGACGACGACACCGTTACCTTCGCTGCCCTTGCGCAGTTCCGCGCCGATCAGGTCAAGCCACGGCCAGCGGTCTTCGTCCGTCAGCGGAATGCCCTCGGACATTTTATCGACATTGGATTTCGGGTGAAGCTTGTCGCCTTCTATGAAGGCAATGCCCAGTTTTTCGGCCAGTTCCTCTGCGACCGTGGACTTGCCAGAGCCGCTCACTCCCATCACGACGATTGCCTGTGTCACCCGAACCTCTGATGTTACTGTTTCGACGGTCAGCCCCTAACATGTGCGGCTGACGTCGGGAACATAAAAATGCGAGGCTAGCCCGTGTCAGTGCCCGGTTTTGCGGGCTGCGGTCCTTTCCAGCGCGGAAAAGGCAGAGTGGATCAGGATTGCCAGTGCGGCGACGATCAAACCGCCCTGCAGGATGAAGGCGAGATTGTTGGATTGTAGCCCGGCGATGATCACTTCGCCAAGCGTGCGCGCGGCGACCGTGGAGCCGATGGTGGCGGTTGAAAGGCTGATGACTGCTGAAAGCCGGATGCCCGCGAGAATGGCCGGCAAGGCAAGCGGCAGTTCCACTTTGACAAGCCGCTGCCAGCCGGTCATTCCGCTGCCTCTGGCGGCATCCATCACCGTGGCGGGCAGGGTGGTAAGCCCCGTCAGCGTATTTTCGAACACCGGCAGCAACGCGTATAAAAACAGCGCAATAAGTGTCGGTTTCTCCCCAAAACCGATCATCGGCACTGCAAGCGCCAGTACCGCCACGGGGGGAAAGGTCTGGCCGATATTGACGATGCTGCGCGACAGCGGCAGGAAATCCGCCCCGAAAGGCCGGGTGACGAGAACTGCGAGCGCACCCGCCACCAATGTGGCCAGCCCCGTGGCGATCGCCACGGTGGTCAGATGCGAAAGGGTGAGGGAAAGCAGGTTGGCCTGGGTGTAGATCGCCGGTGCATTGGCCTGCACGAGAGGGCGAAATATCGGCGCGAAGATTTGCGGCGCGGCAAGAAAGACGATCAGCACCAGCACCAGAAATCCGATTGCAAGCAAAGAGGTTGCGTTTTTCATGAGGCTCCGGCAGCACGCTGGAGGAGAACGTCCCGCCGCACCCGGCCGGTGAGCTGGCCATCGTCTTTGACCACCGGCAAGACATCGCAGCCCGCCCATAACATCGCTGATAGGGCATCGCGCTGGCTTGTATGTTCGGTGAGCGGCTCGCCCTCGGCGCTTCCCGGCTCCACGATGTCGGCAATGGAGAGAACCGAAAGCAGTTTCAGCGCGCGTTCGTTTTCGCCGATCATCGTTCGCACGAAATCGGTTGCCGGTTTCAGCACCAGTTCCGCCGGCGGGCAGTCCTGCACGATGCGCCCCTTGTCCATCACGGCAATACGGTCCGCCAGATGAAAGGCCTCGTCCATATCATGCGTCACGAGGACGACGGTGACCCCGAGCTTTTTCTGAATATCGAGAAGATCGTTCTGTGCCTTGGCGCGGATCACCGGGTCGAGCGCGCCGAAGGGTTCGTCCATCAACAAAATGTTCGGCTCTGCGGCGAGCGCCCG is a window from the Agrobacterium tumefaciens genome containing:
- a CDS encoding gluconokinase, which translates into the protein MGVSGSGKSTVAEELAEKLGIAFIEGDKLHPKSNVDKMSEGIPLTDEDRWPWLDLIGAELRKGSEGNGVVVSCSALKKIYRDRLRTATGSPLAFVYLDGSLELLSRRMGERKGHFMPLSLLQTQLATLEVPTGEPGVVTVSIDTTPEEIAKNALSGLKTVTF
- a CDS encoding ABC transporter ATP-binding protein, giving the protein MIEIDTITKRYGDAAVVDQVSLTVAPRTVTVIVGTSGSGKTTLLRMINRLVEPTSGTVRIDGEDVSTMPGYKLRRQIGYAIQGHGLFPHRTVAENIATVPQLVGWDRKRIEAKIDALMHLFQLDPTLYADRFPHELSGGQQQRVGVARALAAEPNILLMDEPFGALDPVIRAKAQNDLLDIQKKLGVTVVLVTHDMDEAFHLADRIAVMDKGRIVQDCPPAELVLKPATDFVRTMIGENERALKLLSVLSIADIVEPGSAEGEPLTEHTSQRDALSAMLWAGCDVLPVVKDDGQLTGRVRRDVLLQRAAGAS
- a CDS encoding NAD(P)/FAD-dependent oxidoreductase translates to MAEVTTIPNPGHASSWYAASANVKSVRPTLEGALEADVCIIGGGFTGISAALELSERGYAVIVLEGVRVGFGASGRNGGQIVNGYSRDLETIAGRYGHDKAVKLGEMSLEGGAIIRSRIAKYAIDCDLVDGGFFAAFTPKQIREMEAHKAHWEKHGHGGLEMVSRADVGIYVKSDRYAGGMIDRLGGHIHPLNLVQGEAAAAESLGARIFENSRVISVEQGANPVVRTATGSVKAKYVLVCGNAYLGTLLPEIGERMMPVSSQVMATEPLDADLIEALLPADYCVEDANYILDYYRRTSDNRLLYGGGIGYGGSDPADLTGVIRPNMLKTFPQLEKTRIDFAWSGNFALTLTRIPHMGKLSDNIYFSHGDSGHGVTTTHLLGKILGEAVAGHAERFDVWSSLPNYPFPGGKTFRVPLTMLGAWWYGMRDRLGF
- a CDS encoding glutamine synthetase family protein; protein product: MMDDIEKAKKFFADNPDIEILEAFVIDANGVPRGKWIPRERAIDVLEKGMAIPRSVYALDIWGRDVHAAGLAEGTGDPDGFCFPVPGTLSRVTWLGRPTAQVLLAMRNPDGTGFYGDPRHVLSQVLSAYKKAGLTPVVATELEFYLIDPVRSALDPVRPPHSREGRWHTGQTQVLSISELQDFEDVFHDIATACRAQGVLADTTLRENGPGQYEINLNHVPDALQAADFAVFLKRIVKGVARRHELDATFMAKPYGLQAGNGMHVHFSVLDRDGRNIYAGENGPSDALMHSVGGLLENMGESMAIFAPHANSYRRLTPSEHAPTYASWGIDNRSAAVRVIVASKAATRIEHRVAGADTNPYLVVAMILSAALAGMKEKRQPGGAIAGDSHAINHEPLPTNWDYALQRFTRSSFAYATLGQKYRTLFSACKQQELSEFSLRVTDVEYDAYIRTV
- a CDS encoding NAD(P)/FAD-dependent oxidoreductase — protein: MAADVIVLGAGIIGVSVALQLARRGKSVVLVDRRGPGEETSFGNAGLIQREGVVPYAFPQDIALLLRYSLNNSIDARYHLSALPKIAPFLGRYWYNSAATRHGAIARAYAPLIEHSVSEHSILIDEAKAGDLIVKNGWMEAYRTAARRDADYAFAERLARDHGISHTKLDAEELASAEPHLSRDFVGGLKWNDPWSVLDPHALTLAYLKLFESYGGTFVRGDASTLSQTVSGWTVRTETGAVEAEHAVVALGPWADTVTERLGYRFPLGVKRGYHMHYAPQEGTKLNNWLIDAERGYFLAPMRKGIRLTTGAEFAERDAPKSPVQIERAERVARSVFPLGGRLDAEPWMGARPCTPDMMPIIGKAPRHRTLWFAFGHAHHGLTLGPITGRVLAETMLGETPVIAIDAYRPERFNP
- a CDS encoding ABC transporter permease, encoding MKNATSLLAIGFLVLVLIVFLAAPQIFAPIFRPLVQANAPAIYTQANLLSLTLSHLTTVAIATGLATLVAGALAVLVTRPFGADFLPLSRSIVNIGQTFPPVAVLALAVPMIGFGEKPTLIALFLYALLPVFENTLTGLTTLPATVMDAARGSGMTGWQRLVKVELPLALPAILAGIRLSAVISLSTATIGSTVAARTLGEVIIAGLQSNNLAFILQGGLIVAALAILIHSAFSALERTAARKTGH